Proteins from a genomic interval of Candidatus Fokinia cryptica:
- the ubiG gene encoding bifunctional 2-polyprenyl-6-hydroxyphenol methylase/3-demethylubiquinol 3-O-methyltransferase UbiG, with the protein MLYNGYVQRSLDNMQYECFDKIAQEWEKNDGAFKMLHRMNVMRVEYVIRVLREIFATSKELKILDLGCGGGILSVPLAKLGFDVTGVDESENSIYYAFKLAEKENVAVNFICENALTFLNTKCYFDVLLVMESIEHVEEWKVLLQRIKENSMAKVVIISSINRTILSYIKTIFLGEYVLNLVPKGTHDWCNYVKPSELIDTMYPLYQLYNVHGTKYDFIKKNWILSSKIDSNYIISFIK; encoded by the coding sequence GTGCTATATAATGGTTATGTACAAAGAAGTTTAGATAATATGCAATACGAATGTTTTGATAAAATTGCTCAAGAATGGGAAAAAAACGATGGAGCTTTTAAAATGCTTCATCGTATGAATGTTATGAGAGTAGAATATGTAATACGAGTGCTGAGAGAGATTTTTGCCACTTCCAAAGAATTAAAAATACTAGATTTAGGTTGTGGAGGAGGGATACTATCTGTACCACTTGCAAAATTAGGATTTGATGTGACGGGAGTAGATGAAAGTGAAAATTCTATTTATTATGCTTTTAAGTTAGCTGAAAAAGAGAATGTTGCAGTGAATTTTATTTGTGAGAATGCACTCACTTTTTTGAATACAAAATGTTATTTTGACGTATTATTGGTAATGGAGAGTATAGAGCATGTGGAGGAATGGAAAGTTTTACTTCAGAGGATAAAAGAAAACAGTATGGCAAAAGTTGTCATTATCTCTTCTATTAATAGGACTATACTCTCATATATTAAAACTATTTTTTTAGGAGAATATGTTTTAAATCTTGTTCCTAAAGGAACTCATGATTGGTGTAATTATGTAAAACCATCGGAGTTAATAGATACTATGTATCCGTTATATCAATTATATAATGTTCATGGTACGAAATACGATTTTATTAAAAAAAATTGGATTCTTAGTAGTAAAATAGATTCCAACTACATCATATCTTTTATCAAATGA
- a CDS encoding alanine:cation symporter family protein, which translates to MGCIFSLFAWIDRFIWEYLGIFVILIGGIYLTYKARFLQMRTLKNPIKNIAEIFDITSHKSDSSYGLLPWKLYFSSIGGMVGVGNIVTIMGAVTFGGMGSILWMLLASFIGMIIKYCEVYLAIRYRIKKKNGDGYDGGLMYYIAASFAEGSVWRIILPLVISLLMCVYGVEVVQFLVITDSISTLLGVDKAIIVVVTLCCVMASALGGVKRLSEICAIMMPVLLVSYIGIGIYVVAVNYSAIPEILYEILYQGTKFYDFPREKWNIVGVVIAIHYGFARGIYSGDIGMGYDSVVHSEAKIIKSPASYARTTFFSLFTDTVISIISLLIAKLGGAFEQKGLSHFQYVSFSLEKFLPAFFTEFYITVVIVISGFSTIIGYFVVGQKAASYINSKYGRALYIVYAIMAFSVFAFQEQEDVMLIMSISGGIIMIVNIITILRLRNQIKFQD; encoded by the coding sequence ATGGGATGTATTTTTTCGCTTTTTGCATGGATAGATCGTTTCATATGGGAGTATTTAGGGATATTCGTAATTTTAATTGGAGGAATATATCTCACTTATAAAGCGCGTTTCCTACAGATGCGTACATTAAAAAATCCAATCAAAAATATAGCTGAAATTTTTGACATAACTTCTCATAAATCTGACTCATCTTATGGACTACTTCCATGGAAGTTATATTTCTCTTCAATTGGAGGGATGGTTGGAGTAGGTAATATAGTTACAATAATGGGAGCCGTAACATTTGGAGGAATGGGGAGTATTTTGTGGATGTTACTGGCTTCTTTTATTGGGATGATTATAAAATATTGTGAGGTTTACCTTGCGATACGATATAGGATTAAGAAAAAAAATGGTGATGGATATGATGGTGGATTGATGTACTACATTGCTGCGAGTTTCGCTGAAGGTAGCGTGTGGAGGATAATATTGCCTTTGGTAATATCTCTATTGATGTGTGTGTATGGAGTAGAGGTTGTACAATTCTTAGTTATCACGGATAGCATTTCTACGTTATTAGGAGTTGATAAAGCAATTATAGTTGTGGTGACTTTATGTTGTGTAATGGCTAGTGCTCTTGGAGGAGTAAAAAGGCTTAGTGAAATATGCGCCATTATGATGCCAGTATTATTAGTATCGTATATCGGGATCGGAATATACGTAGTAGCAGTAAATTATTCTGCCATTCCTGAGATATTATATGAAATCCTATATCAAGGGACTAAATTTTATGATTTTCCCAGAGAAAAGTGGAATATAGTTGGAGTTGTTATAGCTATACATTATGGCTTTGCGAGAGGGATATACTCAGGCGATATAGGAATGGGGTACGACTCAGTTGTTCACAGCGAAGCTAAGATCATTAAATCTCCAGCTTCTTATGCTAGAACGACATTCTTCTCTTTGTTTACCGATACAGTCATATCAATAATAAGTCTCTTGATTGCGAAACTGGGTGGAGCTTTTGAACAAAAAGGATTGAGTCATTTTCAATATGTCTCTTTTTCTCTTGAAAAATTTCTGCCAGCATTTTTTACAGAATTTTATATCACTGTAGTAATCGTAATCTCTGGTTTTAGTACTATTATAGGGTATTTTGTGGTAGGGCAGAAAGCAGCATCTTACATAAATAGTAAATATGGCAGAGCGTTGTATATAGTGTATGCAATAATGGCGTTTAGTGTTTTCGCTTTTCAAGAACAAGAAGACGTGATGTTGATAATGAGTATTTCAGGAGGAATTATAATGATCGTCAATATTATCACGATTTTACGTCTTAGGAATCAGATAAAGTTCCAAGATTAG
- a CDS encoding cytochrome d ubiquinol oxidase subunit II: protein MITYILQNHLPDIFGFLVVFALCAYCILDGFDLGVGMLLVRYKSRVQKDSIIGSIAPFWDANETWLVLYVGLITIAFPKAHGEILGKLYIHIFVLLFFLILRGVSFELRLKTANYSLWSNIFMISSFGMSFAIGHMIFYYISGFSDGIVEFVACCSGGMAFIMAFAILGELWITCTQKSVVIDFSAYKKHSGNIIGSLYGFVLFAMLAYALLFHKNEIMWERLIEMRYCGATVIAMHIVAGCIAAYVWRFIYSWANFVTLIAIFFFFATFFAFSAMVVYPYISPYNILLVDGAAHEKSLIAILISALIFVPLLLSYTVIVHIAFRGKLHDIDY from the coding sequence ATGATAACCTATATACTACAAAATCATCTTCCCGATATTTTTGGGTTTCTTGTGGTTTTTGCACTATGTGCTTACTGTATCCTCGATGGTTTTGACTTAGGTGTTGGTATGTTGCTTGTGCGATATAAATCTCGTGTTCAAAAAGATAGTATCATTGGTTCAATTGCACCTTTTTGGGATGCTAATGAGACGTGGTTAGTGTTATATGTAGGACTTATCACAATAGCTTTCCCTAAAGCACATGGTGAAATATTAGGTAAGCTTTATATTCATATTTTTGTATTGCTTTTCTTTCTTATACTACGAGGTGTATCATTTGAGTTGCGACTGAAGACGGCGAATTATTCGTTATGGAGTAACATTTTTATGATTTCTTCCTTTGGCATGAGTTTTGCTATAGGTCATATGATATTCTACTATATTAGCGGATTTAGTGATGGCATAGTGGAATTTGTTGCGTGTTGTAGCGGTGGGATGGCGTTTATAATGGCTTTCGCGATTCTAGGGGAATTGTGGATAACGTGTACGCAAAAATCGGTAGTTATCGATTTTTCAGCTTATAAAAAGCATTCTGGAAATATAATTGGTTCACTATATGGATTTGTATTATTTGCGATGTTAGCATATGCGTTACTGTTTCATAAAAATGAAATAATGTGGGAAAGGTTGATAGAAATGAGGTATTGTGGTGCTACCGTGATTGCAATGCATATTGTAGCTGGTTGTATTGCGGCGTATGTGTGGCGTTTTATATATAGTTGGGCTAATTTTGTGACTTTAATAGCTATATTTTTCTTCTTTGCTACATTCTTCGCTTTTTCCGCAATGGTAGTATATCCATATATATCTCCTTATAATATCTTACTTGTAGATGGTGCGGCACATGAAAAATCTCTTATAGCGATATTAATATCAGCACTAATATTTGTGCCTTTGCTTTTAAGTTATACCGTGATAGTACACATCGCATTTAGAGGAAAGCTCCATGACATAGATTATTGA
- a CDS encoding tyrosine-type recombinase/integrase, producing the protein MIRIIEKFKEMLISEFQASNNTVISYVSDLKFFHSFIQEKKIDPLYITHSDITNYLITLNKESLATIRRKISVLKRFYNFLLTEGDIAENPMLNIKYPKREHKLPNVPSETDIMKMFTGIQELYSDDKFLLSRNSAIFAVLYSTGLRVSELVTLKFSDVIENEFSNEDSVKRVIKVVGKGNKERNVVLNDIACTSLQQYIAILKKSSNDSKWLFFPEDSPSTHLTRQRIGQIIREVAIYANVDRKLISPHKVRHAFATHILRKGAQIHILQKILGHSSITSTQIYTSVLNDDLRNMLNDKHPLSKKTL; encoded by the coding sequence ATGATTAGAATAATAGAAAAATTCAAAGAAATGCTTATCAGCGAATTTCAAGCAAGTAATAATACCGTTATATCGTATGTATCTGATCTGAAGTTTTTTCACTCATTTATCCAAGAAAAGAAAATCGATCCATTGTACATTACTCATTCGGATATTACAAATTATCTTATAACATTAAATAAAGAGTCTCTTGCCACCATAAGGCGCAAGATATCAGTCTTAAAAAGGTTTTATAATTTCCTGTTGACTGAAGGAGATATCGCTGAAAATCCAATGCTTAATATTAAATATCCTAAGCGAGAACATAAATTACCAAACGTACCAAGTGAAACTGATATAATGAAGATGTTCACCGGTATACAAGAGTTGTACTCAGACGATAAGTTCCTATTATCACGAAATAGTGCAATATTCGCGGTATTATATTCTACTGGACTTAGAGTATCGGAGCTCGTGACACTTAAATTTTCCGATGTAATAGAGAATGAATTTTCAAATGAAGATTCTGTAAAAAGAGTGATAAAGGTAGTTGGGAAAGGTAATAAAGAACGCAACGTAGTACTAAACGACATCGCATGTACAAGTCTACAGCAATATATTGCCATCTTAAAAAAGAGTTCAAATGATTCTAAATGGCTATTTTTCCCTGAAGATTCTCCATCTACCCATCTTACAAGACAAAGAATTGGGCAAATTATTCGTGAAGTAGCAATATATGCAAATGTGGATAGAAAATTGATATCACCACACAAAGTAAGACATGCCTTTGCTACTCATATACTAAGAAAAGGAGCACAAATTCACATATTACAAAAAATCCTTGGACATTCTTCTATTACTTCAACT
- a CDS encoding thioredoxin domain-containing protein, translated as MVVLYFVYLLFAFNDAYSTATASVGEHAVITNSPLFNKMHDDYYIGDLKAKNVMIEYSSLTCPHCAHYHASLFTQILEKYIKTGKMLYIYRPFPLDTQSLDAAALSLCIGHESHELYFKTIDILYKNQLSWIFGDYKKKMISILEFNNIPKSRIEHCKSSDLFKRRVVKQSFQGKQELKIEYTPYLILNGVPLKSDISLEVIEKLIK; from the coding sequence ATGGTTGTACTGTATTTTGTATATCTACTTTTTGCATTTAATGATGCATATTCTACAGCGACAGCTTCTGTTGGAGAGCATGCTGTGATCACCAATTCTCCACTATTCAATAAAATGCATGATGATTATTATATTGGAGATCTGAAAGCAAAGAATGTGATGATAGAGTACTCTTCACTTACGTGTCCTCACTGTGCTCATTATCATGCTTCTTTATTTACTCAGATACTGGAGAAGTATATCAAAACTGGCAAGATGTTATACATATATCGACCATTTCCTCTTGATACTCAGTCTCTCGATGCAGCGGCTTTATCATTATGTATTGGCCATGAAAGCCATGAACTCTATTTCAAAACAATAGACATTTTATACAAGAATCAGCTTTCTTGGATTTTTGGAGATTATAAAAAAAAGATGATATCGATACTGGAGTTCAATAACATACCTAAAAGTAGAATAGAGCATTGCAAATCAAGTGATTTATTTAAACGTAGGGTGGTAAAACAGTCGTTTCAAGGAAAACAGGAGTTGAAGATAGAGTATACACCATATTTAATACTTAATGGTGTGCCATTAAAGAGTGATATATCACTTGAGGTGATAGAAAAATTAATAAAATAA
- a CDS encoding pyruvate dehydrogenase complex E1 component subunit beta — translation MKSVRESIRDGIAKSMRDNCNVVLLGEEVGQYQGAYKVSSGLLQEFGEERVIDTPITEHGFAGIGAGMAMSGLLPIVEFMTFNFAMQAIDQIVNSCAKLHYMSGGTITCPIVFRGPNGAASRVGAQHSQCYASWYAHVPGLKVVAPYFSYDFEALMQISVEDKNPVVFLENEILYNEEHVMPENYIPPKIGEARVVKKGTDITIVTFSIQVGRVLRASEILQSKYGISCEVIDLITLRPIDTATIIESVKKTNNLVTVEEGWPKCGIGAEISMIALEYAFDFLDSPPRRVASIDIPLPYAENLESATLPKEEEIIQNVLHALNKESTR, via the coding sequence ATGAAGTCTGTCAGAGAATCTATAAGAGATGGAATTGCTAAAAGTATGCGTGATAACTGTAACGTCGTACTGCTTGGAGAAGAAGTAGGACAGTATCAAGGAGCTTATAAGGTAAGCAGTGGTCTTCTTCAGGAATTTGGTGAAGAGAGAGTGATAGATACGCCAATAACAGAGCATGGTTTTGCAGGTATCGGAGCTGGAATGGCGATGAGTGGATTATTGCCGATAGTGGAGTTCATGACTTTTAATTTTGCTATGCAAGCGATAGATCAGATCGTAAATTCATGTGCTAAGTTGCATTATATGTCTGGTGGCACTATTACATGTCCAATCGTATTTAGAGGGCCAAATGGAGCGGCGTCTAGGGTTGGTGCACAACATTCGCAATGCTATGCATCATGGTATGCTCACGTTCCAGGATTGAAAGTTGTAGCGCCGTATTTTTCCTATGATTTTGAAGCTTTGATGCAAATTTCTGTAGAAGATAAAAATCCTGTTGTGTTCTTAGAAAATGAAATTCTCTATAATGAAGAGCATGTTATGCCAGAAAATTATATACCACCAAAAATAGGGGAAGCTAGGGTAGTAAAAAAGGGAACTGACATTACGATAGTGACGTTTTCTATTCAAGTTGGAAGAGTTTTACGTGCAAGTGAAATTCTTCAATCCAAATATGGTATATCATGCGAAGTAATCGATCTTATTACGTTACGTCCTATAGATACTGCTACGATAATTGAGTCTGTCAAGAAAACAAATAATTTAGTCACAGTAGAAGAAGGATGGCCAAAGTGCGGAATTGGAGCTGAAATCAGTATGATAGCATTGGAATATGCTTTTGATTTTCTTGATTCGCCACCACGTCGTGTAGCTAGTATTGATATTCCACTTCCATATGCAGAGAATCTCGAGAGTGCTACTTTACCAAAGGAAGAGGAAATAATACAAAACGTTCTTCATGCATTAAACAAAGAAAGTACCAGATAA